The Ascaphus truei isolate aAscTru1 chromosome 3, aAscTru1.hap1, whole genome shotgun sequence genome includes a region encoding these proteins:
- the RPL24 gene encoding large ribosomal subunit protein eL24, with translation MKVELCSFSGYKIYPGHGRRYARIDGKVFQFLNAKCEAAFLSKRNPRQINWTVLYRRKHKKGQSEEIQKKRSRRAVKFQRAITGASLAEIMAKRNQKPEVRKAQREQAIRAAKEVKKAKQATKTKTPSTKAPSKTAPKQKIAKPVKMQAPRIGGKR, from the exons ATGAA GGTCGAGCTGTGCAGCTTCAGCGGCTACAAGATCTACCCGGGGCACGGGCGGCGCTACGCTAGGATCGACGGGAAG GTTTTTCAGTTCCTGAATGCAAAATGCGAAGCCGCATTCCTTTCCAAGAGAAATCCTCGTCAGATCAATTGGACTGTTCTGTACAGACGAAAACACAAGAAAGGCCAGTCT GAAGAAATCCAGAAGAAGCGTTCCCGTCGTGCAGTCAAGTTCCAGAGGGCCATCACTGGTGCCTCTCTGGCTGAAATAATGGCCAAGAGAAACCAGAAGCCCGAGGTACGGAAAGCTCAGCGGGAGCAGGCAATCAG GGCTGCTAAGGAAGTTAAAAAGGCTAAGCAGGCAACCAAGACCAAGACTCCTTCAACTAAG GCACCGTCTAAGACTGCACCCAAGCAAAAGATTGCCAAGCCTGTAAAGATGCAGGCTCCTCGTATTGGTGGAAAACGCTAA